The Thiosulfativibrio zosterae genome has a window encoding:
- a CDS encoding sulfite exporter TauE/SafE family protein: protein MILAWIGALVIGITLGLLGSGGSILTVPVLTYLVGQETKLAIAGSLMIVGVISLFSVIPYARQKLVKWRTVVIFGVPGMAGAVLGAWLAHFVSDALQMLVFAVLLVTAAYLMYKPVKLKEDEEEHEERAIYKIAIDGLLVGAITGLVGVGGGFLIIPALVLLGGLSMRLAVGTSLVIIAIKSFAGFIGYLSVLEALNLTIDWHIIGIFSVIGVLGGWLGHKISSRVNQEHLKKGFAVFLLLMGAFILYKNLPGLF from the coding sequence ATGATTTTAGCTTGGATAGGGGCGCTCGTTATCGGAATTACCCTTGGGCTGCTCGGGTCGGGCGGGTCGATTTTGACAGTACCGGTTTTAACTTATTTGGTGGGACAAGAAACCAAACTCGCCATTGCGGGTTCGTTGATGATAGTTGGCGTCATCAGTTTGTTCTCTGTCATTCCTTACGCACGCCAGAAACTGGTGAAATGGCGCACGGTGGTGATATTTGGTGTGCCTGGTATGGCGGGTGCAGTTTTGGGTGCCTGGTTGGCGCATTTTGTATCTGACGCATTACAAATGCTGGTGTTTGCCGTGTTGTTAGTCACAGCTGCTTATTTAATGTATAAGCCCGTCAAACTCAAAGAGGACGAAGAGGAACATGAGGAACGCGCTATTTATAAAATTGCCATCGATGGCTTGTTGGTTGGTGCGATAACCGGTTTGGTGGGCGTAGGTGGTGGATTTTTGATTATTCCTGCTTTAGTTTTGTTGGGCGGTTTGTCGATGCGTTTGGCCGTGGGTACCAGTTTGGTGATTATTGCCATTAAGTCTTTTGCGGGTTTTATCGGTTATTTAAGTGTGCTAGAGGCATTAAACTTAACAATCGATTGGCATATTATCGGCATTTTCTCAGTCATTGGCGTACTCGGTGGTTGGTTGGGTCACAAAATCAGTTCCCGTGTGAATCAAGAGCATCTTAAAAAGGGCTTTGCGGTTTTCTTGTTGTTAATGGGCGCATTTATTTTGTATAAAAACTTACCTGGGTTATTCTAG